A single Candidatus Pacearchaeota archaeon DNA region contains:
- a CDS encoding F0F1 ATP synthase subunit delta — MKIEKEISSWARALYLSLEEHPEDAKKLFANLKKSLDKKSVFIPAIIKKLKRMYLKEKRAELFLAQEFSEKEKDEIKEKIKDIVKGIEKVDDVLDESLLAGFRLKTKDVLVKASMKDVLLKLKNKIYGYN; from the coding sequence ATGAAGATAGAAAAAGAAATTTCATCTTGGGCTCGCGCCCTATATCTCTCGCTTGAGGAGCACCCAGAAGATGCCAAGAAGCTTTTTGCTAATCTTAAAAAATCATTAGATAAAAAATCTGTTTTTATTCCCGCAATAATTAAAAAGCTTAAAAGAATGTATTTGAAAGAAAAAAGGGCAGAATTGTTTTTAGCTCAAGAATTCAGTGAAAAAGAAAAAGATGAAATTAAGGAAAAAATAAAAGATATCGTTAAGGGAATTGAAAAAGTCGACGATGTTTTAGATGAAAGCCTTTTAGCTGGTTTTCGTTTAAAAACAAAAGACGTGTTAGTTAAGGCTTCAATGAAAGATGTTTTGTTGAAGTTAAAAAACAAAATATATGGATATAATTGA
- a CDS encoding AtpZ/AtpI family protein, whose translation MSQPQPKKGTNIGYALSMGSQLGFLIAFPLVICVLIGVMIDKKLNTFPWFLLLMVLVGIGLTVVDVYKVIIPFLEKRSVNINNKK comes from the coding sequence ATGTCACAACCACAGCCGAAGAAGGGCACTAATATTGGATACGCGCTTTCAATGGGAAGTCAATTAGGATTTTTAATTGCTTTTCCTTTAGTAATTTGCGTATTAATAGGAGTAATGATAGATAAGAAACTGAATACTTTTCCCTGGTTCCTTTTATTGATGGTGTTGGTGGGAATAGGATTAACAGTTGTTGATGTATATAAAGTAATAATTCCTTTTTTGGAAAAAAGGTCGGTTAATATAAATAATAAAAAATAA
- the atpA gene encoding F0F1 ATP synthase subunit alpha produces MDIIEQFKKQLEGLDVSPEMEEVGEVIEIKDGVVKISGLKGVENFEMIEFDGANVMGLVLNLEEYEVGAVILGSDKNIKEGTTVKRTKKVFSVPVGEGLLGRVVDPLGRPLDGKGEIKAKDFLPLERKGPSVIERQPVTKPLHTGIKMVDALIPIGRGQRELIIGDRGLGKTAIALDAIINQKYEKNRPFCIYVACGQKKAKVRRLIATLEKEGAMEYTTVVCAFPDDPASFIYLAPFAGATIGEYFRDNKQDALVVYDDLTRQAWAWREISLILRRPPGREAYPGDVFYLHSRLLERAAMMSNEKGGGSLTALPIIETQAGDISGYIPTNVISITDGQIFLDSTLFRKEQKPAINIGTSVSRVGSTAQMKATKKVAGRLKLDLAQFQELERFSEFTEELDPQTKKTIEKGKRMRILLRQFDLKPLPIEKEVIVIFTGVNSDIEEVPMDKISEFEEEVLKIVQLEAPQILKEIKETGEMSDKNKESLLDLIKKVKKNYGA; encoded by the coding sequence ATGGATATAATTGAACAATTTAAAAAACAATTAGAAGGATTGGATGTTTCTCCAGAGATGGAAGAGGTGGGTGAAGTTATCGAGATTAAGGACGGAGTTGTTAAGATTTCTGGACTTAAGGGAGTCGAGAATTTTGAGATGATTGAATTTGATGGAGCTAATGTTATGGGATTGGTTTTGAACTTGGAAGAGTACGAAGTCGGTGCTGTAATTTTAGGAAGTGACAAAAATATCAAAGAAGGAACAACAGTAAAAAGGACTAAAAAGGTTTTCTCCGTGCCGGTGGGAGAGGGACTTTTGGGTCGTGTAGTTGATCCTTTAGGAAGGCCATTAGATGGTAAGGGTGAAATCAAAGCTAAAGATTTTTTACCTTTGGAAAGAAAAGGACCTTCAGTTATTGAAAGGCAGCCGGTAACAAAACCTTTGCACACTGGAATTAAAATGGTTGATGCTTTGATTCCGATTGGTAGAGGACAAAGAGAATTGATTATCGGAGATAGAGGACTAGGAAAGACTGCAATTGCATTGGATGCAATCATTAATCAGAAATATGAAAAGAATAGGCCATTCTGTATTTACGTTGCTTGCGGACAAAAGAAAGCAAAGGTTAGAAGATTGATTGCTACTTTAGAAAAAGAAGGAGCAATGGAATACACAACAGTTGTTTGTGCTTTTCCTGATGATCCAGCTAGTTTTATTTATTTAGCTCCTTTTGCCGGAGCAACAATTGGAGAATATTTCAGAGACAACAAACAAGATGCTTTAGTTGTTTATGATGATTTAACTAGACAAGCTTGGGCATGGAGAGAAATTTCTTTAATTTTAAGGCGTCCACCAGGTAGAGAAGCTTATCCCGGCGATGTCTTCTATCTTCACTCAAGACTTCTTGAAAGAGCAGCTATGATGAGTAATGAAAAGGGAGGTGGTTCTCTAACTGCTTTGCCAATTATTGAAACTCAAGCAGGAGATATCTCTGGATATATTCCAACTAACGTAATTTCTATTACTGATGGTCAAATATTCTTGGATTCAACTTTGTTTAGAAAAGAACAAAAGCCAGCTATTAATATTGGAACATCTGTTTCAAGAGTAGGTTCAACTGCTCAAATGAAGGCAACTAAAAAAGTTGCTGGAAGATTGAAGCTTGATTTGGCTCAATTCCAAGAACTAGAAAGATTTTCAGAATTTACTGAAGAATTGGATCCTCAAACTAAAAAGACAATTGAAAAAGGTAAAAGAATGAGAATTCTTTTAAGGCAATTTGATTTGAAGCCTCTTCCGATTGAAAAAGAAGTTATCGTTATTTTCACCGGAGTTAATAGCGATATTGAGGAAGTTCCGATGGACAAAATCAGTGAATTTGAAGAAGAAGTTTTGAAAATTGTTCAATTAGAAGCTCCTCAAATATTAAAAGAGATTAAGGAAACAGGAGAGATGAGCGATAAAAACAAAGAAAGCCTCTTAGATTTAATAAAGAAAGTTAAAAAGAACTATGGAGCTTAA
- the atpB gene encoding F0F1 ATP synthase subunit A, translated as MNIHIALTGEPVFRFLGINFTNTFVISISIAVFIIIFFLFAFRKREIIPGKMQNFFEFILETIFSLFDGMTGDSKKTEEIFPLAGTLFIFILLNNLLEVLPGLGIFHFLRSPSSDIHFTLALAIFSMVFIHYTAIKKLGGIEYFKKYIKFESPIMFFVGALEAMGEITRTMSLGIRLFGNLFAGEILLMIISFMVPYIVPLPFLGLEIFVGFIQALVFSSLITVFYVTTTAEEGH; from the coding sequence ATGAATATACATATAGCTTTAACAGGAGAGCCAGTTTTTAGATTTTTGGGAATAAACTTTACCAACACTTTTGTTATAAGCATATCTATAGCAGTTTTTATTATCATCTTTTTTCTCTTTGCATTTAGGAAAAGAGAGATTATTCCTGGTAAAATGCAGAACTTTTTTGAATTTATTTTAGAAACAATCTTCTCTCTTTTTGATGGAATGACAGGAGACAGTAAAAAGACGGAAGAAATTTTTCCTTTAGCAGGAACATTGTTTATTTTTATCTTATTAAATAACTTATTAGAAGTACTCCCCGGATTGGGGATTTTTCATTTCTTAAGATCGCCTAGTTCAGACATTCACTTTACCTTGGCTTTAGCGATTTTTTCAATGGTTTTTATTCATTATACGGCAATCAAGAAATTGGGAGGGATTGAATATTTTAAAAAGTATATTAAATTTGAAAGTCCGATTATGTTTTTTGTAGGAGCTCTTGAGGCGATGGGAGAAATTACCAGAACAATGTCATTGGGAATTAGGTTATTCGGAAACTTATTTGCGGGAGAAATATTGCTAATGATTATATCCTTCATGGTTCCTTATATAGTTCCGCTTCCGTTCCTAGGTTTGGAGATTTTCGTTGGATTTATTCAAGCATTAGTATTTTCATCATTAATAACAGTATTCTATGTCACAACCACAGCCGAAGAAGGGCACTAA
- the atpF gene encoding F0F1 ATP synthase subunit B produces MSSVEIDWKILVGQIVNFAILFFILKAFIYKPFLNLLKTRREKIEEGINKSVEADKELSKIGEMKVDLERINEEEKKKVLIRADEEAKKRLEEANKKAEEERSAILAKAQKDAEVLKESEKEVTKKKTIENAFSLAEKLLKENIDEKKGKQIAEDFLSKLKI; encoded by the coding sequence ATGAGCAGTGTAGAAATAGATTGGAAAATATTAGTAGGCCAAATAGTTAACTTTGCCATTCTATTTTTTATTCTTAAAGCCTTTATTTATAAGCCTTTTCTTAATCTTTTGAAAACAAGAAGAGAAAAGATAGAGGAGGGAATTAATAAATCTGTTGAAGCCGACAAAGAACTTTCAAAGATAGGAGAAATGAAGGTAGATTTAGAAAGAATCAACGAGGAAGAAAAAAAGAAAGTTTTAATTAGGGCAGATGAAGAGGCAAAAAAAAGATTAGAAGAGGCGAATAAAAAAGCAGAAGAAGAAAGGTCTGCTATTTTAGCAAAAGCGCAAAAAGATGCAGAAGTTTTAAAAGAATCTGAAAAAGAAGTAACTAAGAAAAAGACAATTGAAAATGCTTTTTCTTTAGCAGAAAAGCTTTTAAAAGAAAATATTGACGAGAAGAAAGGAAAACAAATTGCTGAAGATTTTTTAAGCAAACTTAAGATATGA
- the atpG gene encoding ATP synthase F1 subunit gamma, whose product MELKEVKAKIGSVKNISEITSAMETFSALKMKKTQKRFSESKSFAEEMARVLKNMRKDLKEHKSVFFEERPVKNILVCVVASDRGFCGSFNAGILKFADKEIAKIREEGEVEIMPIGKKAVKHYLKKERIRYSFSGVGDYWEFKQTKEISDFLIKSFLENKYQKVYIFYTHFQSSFIQKPSLAQLFPMEDKTVENFLKKEEEMSGGHSANYLLEPSPAVILDEVIPVFVEYLIYQFILSANTSEHSARMMAMRNASDNARDLLEGLRLAYNKARQQQITSEVCEISSTKEAME is encoded by the coding sequence ATGGAGCTTAAAGAAGTAAAAGCTAAAATAGGTTCAGTCAAGAATATTTCCGAGATAACTAGTGCTATGGAGACTTTCTCGGCTTTGAAAATGAAGAAAACTCAAAAGAGGTTTTCTGAATCAAAGTCCTTTGCTGAAGAAATGGCTAGAGTATTAAAGAATATGAGAAAGGATTTAAAAGAGCACAAGTCTGTCTTTTTTGAAGAAAGACCAGTGAAAAATATTCTTGTTTGTGTCGTTGCTTCTGATCGCGGTTTTTGTGGATCTTTTAATGCTGGTATTTTAAAGTTTGCCGATAAAGAAATTGCAAAGATAAGAGAGGAGGGAGAAGTAGAAATTATGCCTATTGGTAAAAAAGCAGTTAAGCATTATTTAAAAAAAGAAAGAATTAGGTATAGTTTTTCTGGTGTCGGTGATTATTGGGAGTTTAAGCAGACCAAAGAAATATCAGACTTTTTAATTAAGTCATTTTTGGAAAATAAATATCAAAAAGTATATATTTTCTATACCCATTTTCAATCTTCTTTTATTCAGAAGCCTTCATTGGCACAATTATTTCCCATGGAAGACAAAACAGTTGAGAATTTCTTAAAGAAAGAAGAGGAAATGAGCGGAGGTCATAGTGCTAATTATTTATTGGAGCCATCTCCGGCAGTAATTTTAGATGAAGTTATACCTGTTTTTGTTGAATATTTAATCTATCAGTTTATTCTTTCAGCTAACACTTCTGAACATTCAGCTAGAATGATGGCAATGCGTAATGCATCAGATAATGCAAGAGATTTATTAGAAGGATTGAGGTTAGCATATAATAAGGCAAGGCAACAACAAATAACTTCTGAGGTTTGTGAAATATCATCGACCAAAGAGGCAATGGAATAA
- the murE gene encoding UDP-N-acetylmuramyl-tripeptide synthetase, whose product MSIKTTIRKLLPKNLINLYHLGLAFLSALIYGFPSRKIKVIGITGTNGKSTTLNIASKILETNGFKVAALTSIMFKIGKKEEENKLKMTMPGRFVINKFLSDAVKAKCDYAFIETTSEGIVQNRHRFIDFKTAVITNLNPEHIESHGGFDNYKKAKGKFFNDVKGTHIVNIDDKHAPYFLEFKADKIITYGIKNELANIRGENIIANSNGSTFSVDGINFNLKILCDFNIYNALAAIAIASSEGIIVENCKRGIEVVSQIAGRMEKVIATPFEVFVDYAFVPEALEKVYQFVKPKNGKLICVLGSCGGGRDKWKRPVLGGLANQYGDVVIITNEDPYDEKPEDIIDQVSVGVKDKEKLIKIFNRREAINKAISLAKEGDVIVVTGKGCEPWLCWEGGRKEAWDDRKIVREEFSKIMQEI is encoded by the coding sequence ATGAGCATTAAGACAACAATTAGAAAATTACTTCCTAAAAATTTAATCAATCTATATCATTTGGGATTAGCTTTTTTGTCAGCTTTAATTTACGGTTTTCCTTCACGAAAAATAAAAGTGATAGGAATTACGGGAACTAATGGCAAATCAACTACATTAAATATTGCTTCTAAAATTTTAGAAACTAATGGTTTTAAAGTAGCAGCTTTAACTTCCATTATGTTTAAGATAGGAAAGAAAGAGGAAGAAAACAAATTAAAGATGACGATGCCAGGAAGATTTGTGATTAATAAGTTTTTGAGCGATGCGGTTAAGGCTAAATGTGATTATGCTTTTATTGAAACAACATCAGAGGGAATAGTACAGAATCGTCACAGGTTTATAGATTTCAAAACAGCCGTAATTACTAATTTAAATCCTGAGCACATTGAATCTCATGGTGGATTTGATAATTACAAAAAAGCCAAAGGAAAGTTCTTCAATGATGTTAAGGGGACTCATATTGTTAATATTGACGATAAGCATGCTCCTTATTTTTTAGAATTTAAAGCTGATAAAATCATAACTTACGGAATTAAAAATGAATTAGCAAATATTAGAGGAGAAAATATTATTGCTAATTCCAATGGTTCAACTTTTAGTGTAGATGGAATTAATTTTAATTTAAAGATTTTGTGCGATTTTAATATTTATAATGCCCTAGCGGCAATTGCAATTGCTTCTTCAGAAGGAATTATTGTTGAAAATTGCAAGAGAGGAATTGAAGTAGTCAGTCAGATCGCAGGAAGAATGGAAAAAGTAATAGCAACTCCTTTTGAAGTTTTTGTTGATTATGCTTTTGTTCCCGAGGCTTTAGAAAAAGTTTATCAATTTGTAAAGCCAAAGAACGGGAAGCTTATCTGCGTTTTAGGTTCTTGTGGTGGAGGAAGGGATAAATGGAAAAGGCCTGTTTTGGGTGGATTAGCTAATCAATATGGAGACGTTGTCATTATTACTAATGAAGACCCATATGATGAAAAACCAGAAGATATTATTGATCAAGTTAGCGTGGGAGTTAAGGATAAAGAAAAATTAATTAAGATTTTTAATAGAAGAGAAGCAATAAACAAAGCAATATCATTAGCTAAAGAAGGGGACGTAATTGTTGTTACAGGAAAAGGATGTGAGCCTTGGCTTTGTTGGGAGGGAGGAAGAAAAGAAGCTTGGGATGATAGAAAGATAGTCAGAGAAGAATTTAGTAAAATAATGCAAGAAATATAG
- the atpE gene encoding ATP synthase F0 subunit C has translation MESLTAIAAALAIGLGAIGPGLGIGMIGSKGSEAIGRNPEAASKVQTGMILAIAFAEAIAIYALVVSLIILFV, from the coding sequence ATGGAATCATTAACAGCAATTGCAGCTGCATTGGCTATCGGTTTAGGAGCAATTGGACCGGGCCTAGGTATTGGTATGATTGGATCAAAAGGTTCTGAAGCTATCGGAAGAAATCCAGAAGCAGCTTCAAAAGTTCAAACAGGTATGATTTTGGCTATTGCCTTCGCTGAAGCTATCGCCATTTATGCATTAGTAGTGTCTTTAATTATATTATTCGTCTAA